The following are encoded in a window of Algiphilus aromaticivorans DG1253 genomic DNA:
- a CDS encoding fumarate hydratase yields the protein MTTIRQDDFVTSIADAFQYISYYHPQDYIQALGAAYEREESPAARDAIAQILTNSRMCAEGRRPICQDTGIALVFLKVGMNVQWDSTLSVQEMVDEGVRRAYGNPDNVLRASVLRDPAGARQNTRDNTPAVVHYEIVPGDDVEVICAAKGGGSEAKSKLAMLNPSDSIVDWVLKTVPTMGAGWCPPGILGIGIGGTPEKAALLAKESIMAPVDIQDLIARGPSNRVEELRLELYEKVNALGIGAQGLGGLTTVLDVKILDYPTHAANLPVAMIPNCAATRHVHFHLDGSGPAALAPPKLEDWPDVTWQANTEVATRVDLDTLTPEQVASWKPGQTLLLNGKMLTGRDAAHKRIADMLARGEELPVDFTNRVIYYVGPVDPVRDEAVGPAGPTTATRMDKFTETMLSQTGLIAMVGKAERGPEAIAAIRAHGSAYLMAVGGAAYLVSKAIRSAKVVGFEDLGMEAIYEFEVADMPVTVAVDAQGESVHQTGPREWQARIGKIPVVTA from the coding sequence ATGACTACGATCCGCCAGGACGACTTCGTCACCTCCATCGCCGACGCCTTCCAGTACATCAGCTACTACCACCCGCAGGACTACATCCAGGCGCTGGGTGCGGCCTATGAGCGCGAGGAATCGCCAGCAGCGCGCGACGCCATCGCGCAGATCCTGACCAACTCGCGCATGTGCGCCGAGGGCCGTCGCCCGATCTGCCAGGACACCGGCATCGCGCTGGTCTTCCTGAAGGTCGGCATGAATGTGCAGTGGGATTCGACCCTGTCGGTACAGGAAATGGTCGACGAGGGCGTGCGCCGCGCCTACGGCAATCCGGACAACGTCCTGCGTGCCTCGGTGCTGCGCGACCCGGCCGGCGCGCGCCAGAACACGCGTGACAACACGCCGGCAGTGGTGCACTACGAGATCGTGCCGGGCGATGACGTTGAGGTCATCTGCGCGGCCAAGGGTGGCGGCTCGGAGGCCAAGAGCAAGCTGGCCATGCTCAATCCTTCCGATTCCATCGTCGACTGGGTGCTCAAGACCGTGCCGACGATGGGCGCCGGTTGGTGCCCACCGGGCATTCTCGGCATCGGCATCGGCGGCACGCCCGAGAAGGCGGCGCTGCTGGCCAAGGAATCGATCATGGCGCCGGTGGACATCCAGGATCTGATCGCGCGCGGCCCCAGCAACCGCGTCGAGGAACTGCGCCTGGAACTCTACGAGAAGGTCAACGCGCTGGGCATCGGTGCGCAGGGTCTGGGCGGACTGACCACTGTGCTCGACGTCAAGATTCTCGACTACCCGACCCACGCCGCCAATCTGCCGGTGGCGATGATCCCGAACTGCGCCGCCACGCGGCACGTCCACTTCCATCTGGACGGCAGCGGGCCGGCCGCGCTGGCGCCGCCGAAGCTGGAGGACTGGCCCGACGTCACCTGGCAGGCGAACACCGAGGTCGCCACCCGCGTCGATCTCGATACGCTGACGCCGGAACAGGTCGCCAGCTGGAAGCCGGGCCAGACCCTGCTGCTCAACGGCAAGATGCTCACCGGCCGCGATGCCGCGCACAAGCGCATCGCCGACATGCTCGCCCGTGGCGAGGAACTGCCGGTGGATTTCACCAATCGCGTGATCTACTACGTCGGCCCGGTGGATCCGGTGCGCGACGAGGCCGTCGGCCCAGCGGGTCCGACCACGGCCACGCGCATGGACAAGTTCACCGAAACCATGCTGTCGCAGACCGGCCTCATCGCCATGGTGGGCAAGGCGGAGCGCGGGCCCGAGGCCATCGCGGCTATCCGCGCTCACGGCTCGGCCTATCTCATGGCTGTCGGTGGCGCGGCTTACCTGGTTTCCAAGGCCATCCGCTCGGCGAAGGTGGTTGGTTTCGAAGACCTCGGCATGGAGGCGATCTACGAGTTCGAGGTCGCGGATATGCCCGTGACCGTGGCCGTGGACGCCCAGGGCGAGTCAGTGCATCAGACAGGCCCGCGCGAGTGGCAGGCGCGCATCGGCAAGATTCCGGTCGTCACCGCCTGA
- a CDS encoding class II fumarate hydratase: MTQQATRIEKDSMGDVAVPRDALWGAQTQRALDNFAISGHRFPRAFLRALGLVKAAAAEANREHGVLEAATAEAVAAAAQRVADGAVDDAFPLDVFQTGSGTSTNMNANEVIARIASRNSGATIHPNDHVNASQSSNDVIPTTIHVAATLALEEDLLPALDGLAAGIRERATTLAGFVKTGRTHLMDAMPVRLDQEAGAWATQMELAAERLRASLPRLRELAQGGTAVGTGVNAPDGFAQTFCRVLSARTGWTFQPARDPLCALASQDTAVEVSGQLKALATAQMKLANDLRWMNSGPLAGLGEISLPALQPGSSIMPGKVNPVIPEAVAMAAAQVMGNDVTVGIAGQSGNFQLNVMLPVIAHNLLESIRLMATSCRALVPVIRDFEVRAETLTRALERNPILVTALNREIGYDRGAAIAKRAYAEGRSVMEVALEDSGLDEARLRELLDPRRLTG; encoded by the coding sequence ATGACACAGCAAGCGACTCGCATCGAGAAGGACTCCATGGGTGATGTCGCCGTGCCACGCGATGCCTTATGGGGTGCACAGACACAGCGCGCGCTCGACAACTTCGCCATCTCGGGGCATCGCTTTCCGCGCGCCTTCCTGCGCGCCCTGGGTCTGGTCAAGGCCGCAGCCGCCGAGGCCAACCGCGAGCACGGCGTGCTTGAGGCCGCGACGGCCGAGGCCGTCGCGGCAGCAGCGCAGCGGGTAGCCGACGGAGCGGTGGACGACGCCTTCCCGCTGGATGTCTTCCAGACCGGCTCCGGCACTTCCACGAACATGAATGCCAACGAAGTGATCGCGCGCATAGCCTCGCGCAACAGCGGCGCGACGATCCACCCCAACGACCACGTCAACGCCAGCCAGTCCTCCAACGACGTCATTCCGACCACCATCCACGTCGCCGCAACGCTCGCTCTTGAGGAGGATCTGTTGCCCGCCCTAGACGGGCTCGCGGCCGGCATTCGCGAGCGAGCCACCACGCTGGCCGGCTTCGTCAAGACAGGCCGCACCCACCTGATGGATGCCATGCCGGTGCGCCTCGATCAGGAGGCGGGTGCCTGGGCGACGCAGATGGAGCTGGCGGCCGAACGGCTGCGCGCCAGCCTGCCCCGGTTGCGCGAGCTGGCGCAGGGCGGCACCGCGGTGGGCACCGGGGTCAATGCGCCGGACGGCTTCGCGCAGACCTTCTGCCGGGTCTTGTCGGCGCGCACAGGCTGGACGTTCCAGCCTGCGCGCGACCCTCTCTGCGCGCTGGCCAGTCAGGACACCGCCGTCGAGGTGTCCGGACAGCTCAAGGCGCTGGCCACCGCGCAGATGAAGCTCGCCAACGATCTGCGCTGGATGAACTCGGGGCCGCTGGCCGGGCTAGGCGAGATCTCGCTGCCAGCGCTGCAGCCGGGTTCCTCGATCATGCCCGGCAAGGTGAATCCGGTGATTCCCGAGGCCGTCGCCATGGCCGCCGCCCAGGTCATGGGCAACGACGTCACGGTTGGCATTGCGGGCCAGTCGGGCAACTTCCAGCTCAACGTCATGCTGCCGGTGATCGCACACAATCTGCTGGAGTCGATCCGCTTGATGGCCACGAGCTGCCGTGCGCTGGTCCCGGTGATCCGCGACTTCGAGGTGCGCGCCGAGACGCTGACGCGCGCACTGGAGCGCAATCCGATTCTGGTTACCGCGCTGAATCGCGAGATCGGCTATGACCGCGGCGCGGCCATCGCCAAGCGCGCCTACGCCGAGGGGCGTAGTGTCATGGAGGTGGCACTGGAAGACAGTGGCCTGGACGAGGCACGGCTGCGCGAGTTGCTGGATCCGCGCCGCTTGACCGGCTGA